The window TGTCCGCTTACGAGGGGTGTCCGCTAACGGGGggttgaaatttcaaaaagagTTAAAGGGACAAGAACAATGAAAGCATCGTTTAATCACAAAGTAAGCGTGTTACAGATGCAGAAATTGATTGGTTTAGGTGAAAACAGAATCATCAATGTCCGACAACGCTTCTAAACTACAAGAAAGGAAAAGCCAACGGTAACATAACAGTTGTGTACTACACACTGAAACACATGTTCTGTTTCTGCAAACCTTAGTGGTTAAACATGTGGATGAAAATAATCGCCGATAACTGATTGCTTTTTCGGCGCATTGAACTCCATGTCGAATAGTATGTCCTGCACCGTAAGCAGTGCATTCGACAGCTTTTCGTGTCCACCAAAGTCAGCAAATTCCGATAGCTGCAATACCATCTTGCGGGCTTCTGTACTTGATTTCACGGATGGTTCCTTCACACTGCAGTCAAACTCTTCGTTACCCGCTTCATCCACCTTGCCCTCTTTGGCTGATGGTTCACTGCCGTCGGCTTCGTCCTCTTCCAGAAGATTTCTCCTCAATTCTGCACGCCAAGACGGTTGAGAAATGTCGATGGTTTCAGGGCACGAAGGGACTTCGTCGTCAGCATCAACGAATTCTTGAGCAGTTGCCGTCTCAGTTGTGCCAAGCTTTGCACATAATTCTTCCAGACTCATCATATCTTCTCCCTCAAAGGGATCGTCGATGCCCTCTTCCATGTCAACCTCATCCGGGGACAATCCCACTTTCTTGAAACATTTCTGTACTGTTTCTTGGTCCACCTCATCCCAGGCTTGTTTGCCCCATTGAATCGCTTGCAATAGGTGCACAGACTTAACAATTTCACTTGCCTTATTGTTACTGTCGACCTGACTGCATATATAACGTAGAAGTTTTCGCTTCGTTTTCACTTTCCACGCCTTGATGATTCCTGCATCAAGAGGCTGGCTGCGGGATGTGCTATTCTTTGGTAGGAAGGCAAGTTTTACATTTGAAAACATGTCCGCATGTGAATGTGGGTGGCATGGCGCGTTATCAAGAAAAAGTAGAATGTGGCGATTTTCACGCTTCATGCGCCTGTTCAGCTTAGAAAGAATGACTCCCATTAATTCCGAATTCATCCAAGCCTTCTCGTTTGCATAATAATGGCAGCTGTGAGGAAAACTTCGGTCACGCAAATTCTTGAAGCATCGCGGATTAAGGCTTTTACCAATAACGAttggattttctttttcaccgGATGCGCTTACAAAGAATGCCCACGTTAATctttgctttgcttgcttgccACCTCGACAGCGCTTTCCACGCTCAGACAAACTCTTGTCTGGTAAGGCTTTCCAAAATTGCCCCGTCTCGTCCATATTCCATACATTCTCTGGTTTGTACCCTGCCATTAATTCCCGCGCACGTTCTGACCAGCTGTCGAGAGTAGCCTGACTGACATCTCCCTCTTCGCCAGCAACATTCATCTCACATATGTTATATCTTTTCTTCCACCTGTCCAACCACCCGTTGGAAGCATTGAATTCTCCCGAGTCACCACCTAGACGTTTTGCAATGATAAGCGCTTCTTCTTGAAGCATTGGACCACTTATTGGAATATTGGACTGCCTACACGTCGAATACCATTTCCAGAGATATTGGTTGACCTCGTAGAATTTCTGCTGATTTACTCTCTTCATACCAGCCCGACCTTCGTTTGACTCCCATTCTTTCATAATATTTTCCTCATCTTTAATTATCCCTGCGACTTGAGTCTTTCCGCAACCAAATTTCTCAGCTAGTTTTCTTACGCCGAGTTTTGGATTTCCCCTGTGACATCGTATCAGCTCAACCCGCTTTGATAAATTCAGGCAGCTTCTATTGCCACGTGCCTTACTTGAAGCCGGATGTCTTTCACTAGAACTGGAAGCTTGCCTAAAGGAATCTTGAATATCTTCAGATTTCTGATCATTCTCTGTTTTCTTCTTCTCGACCAGACAAGGTGCAGAGGTTTTACTACATCGCACACAGTAGCCTACTCTCGCTCCCGCCTTCCATCCATCCGTTGTTTCTGGTGCAAATACAGAGCAGCCCTTATTGCACACTGCCAATTCACACTTGATACATTTGTATTTTGTCTCTGTGTCGCAGATCGAGCATTTCGAAGCCATGAATGGCCTAATAATGACGCAACAGCCTTTCTTCGCACGTTCTCACTCCTAAAACCGTTCAGTTGTGCACAGAGTTGCACCCAAAGTATAGACCAATTCAAAGCGTTGGTGTATTCAATACAGGTATGTCAGAGGGTTGTAGAATACCGTAGTTCGAGGCCAGACAGGAGAAACGTgatacacaaaacaaaacacacccGTAGACTGAATGGCGccgaaaataataatgaaaaagtcCTTGTCCAATCCAGCGTGATTGTTCTCACCGCCTACTAAGTGACGAAATCTTGCCGAGTGTTTTCGACATTTACCTTCAAAATACTGTAGTAGTGCTACGGTACTTGTAAAAAGAAATATGCTTAGTAAGTACTGTAATTTCGTTTATGTTTGTCTTTGCCGAGAACGAACGAGAACGCCAAGTGCATTAATTGTAGTTTTAACTACTGTACAGTGAGAGGGTGGCGAGGGTGACGGGTTCATCAATAAAAAGGTAGAGCGCGTGAAATAAACCAGACGCAgtgtttgtttttcactcttGGTGTCAAGCACATTGCACACGTTAACGAAAACTGGCGCGACTAGAGCGCTTCAAGGTCTAGCTAAGCTATTTTACGATGTCGCAAATTATCAAAGTCAGTTCGTTTATACGAGGATTTCATGAATACATGGCCATATGGGAACCAAATATCGGCGATGAGCATGATTTGAAACGTGAACCGGGCAACAAGGAAGATATCAATGCAGTAGCCGTTGTGAGAATGAAAGACGAATACAGACTGTCCAGTAAACGAAACAAGACAGAACACAACGCTCATCCAAATGAGCTAACAAGCAACTTAGAAGTTGTAGGTCATGTACCCAAACTAATGGCACAATGGGTGACAAGATTTCTAAAACGTCAAACTAACTCGGCAACCGTAGTTGTTAAGGGGAAACGAATTAATCGAGGCGCTGGTTATGGACTGGAGCTGCCCTGTCAATATCACTTCAAGGGGGATACATTTTCTTGCGACTGGCTGAAGGAGAAACTACAGCAAGGACCATTTGAAGTGGATGATGACTAAATGCCAAGGACTCTATAAAACTATAATGTACTGTACTTTCAAATTGTACTGAAGTTTTGTTATTGATCTTCGAGCATGATCCCCTGATTTTTTAAATAGTAAAGGAGTGCTTTTGAATCAaataaatatcattttctgagGATTTATGTTTTCAAGTGTCCGCTTACAGGAGGTCTTTTTTGCCGTTGGGACCAGAGAAATGGTGTCCGCGTCCGCTTACGGGAGGTGTCCGTTTATGGGAGGTTACAAATATAGGGTTTTCTTAAGGAAACGGCCGGGACTTCAAAATGGTGTCCGCTTACAAGGGGTGTCCGCTTACAAGGGGTGTCCGTTAGGAGGGGTTCGACTGTATTCATTTCTACATTACTTTCACTTTGAAGCAGGCTTCAAGTGATTTACATAAAACCACTCTAAAGAATCTACCAGTGTGAGCCAGTAATCCTTGTCTAGTTGAATGCACTGCAGATGGTACCCCTTCTTGGTATATACTAGAAATGGCACCATTCTCTCTTGGTTACTCCAAACTGACCTTGAACTTGAGTATAGTACGAATGCTTTCTCTTTAAGGTAAcctcatcattaatttttacaagGTAATCTAAATTCAAGTCTGTGGATATATCATTTGCAATACAGAAAGAGCATTTAACTTCTAGGATTCCTTTTCCACAGCAAGAGCATTCTACTAATAAATCAGGTGACGCCCCTAGAAACTGTTTGGTCTCATGAATAAATTGTCCACATTCACGATACTTAACATCTTTATGATTTTTTTTGAAGATCTCGAGGTAGAAGGCCATAGCAATTGCTTCCATTTCCCTGCCATATTTTAATATTCTCCGTCCATCGCCTTCTTCCTTTGCTACCCTTTTTCTCCGTGGGAAAGGGAAAAAGCTTGAATGGTGGCTCGCATTCGCAGGTATGTGTCCCGTTCAAACAAGCATGAAGAGGACAGGTTTGTTTCGCCCATTTATTCAACCTTTTCCCGCTGTTTGGGCAGCCAACAACAACACAATTCCGGTGCCCAAATCCCATATCTAGAGAAGAAATCAAAACGAAATGATTAAAGACTTGAAACATTTCACAAGTAAACATCGATATCCCTCTCGAAACTCATAAAGTTttatcgcatttttttttttcgcgaaagACATAACTAGCCAAAAAGTTGATTGACTCACCAGTTTATAGAATTGCTGACCAGTATGAAAGGCGTAAAGGAAGTAttccagtggaaaaacacagcATAAATAAGAGGCAAACAGACGCGAAGCTGAAACGAATATTCAGTAATGGCGGAGATTCGAGAGTTGGTGCTCACCTTTCTGGACCGTCTATCCCATCATGCATTGCCTAAAAACCGGAAGCGCGAAACTCTTGATGCttgtattattatcactttggacggcattgagaaaataaaaactgaaaaaaatgacaacaaaacagtctgaagaatatttttttcaccagcgccgtgaataaacgtcaacaaactttgaaatggcttctcgattttgattggctgcttagatcgtacgattatttgattctcgctttttattggtttatttcagcgggctaaaatgtacggtggcccacaagggtcacTACATAAAAAAGGTCATCCACATATTAAACACTGCAAcctatgcaaacaaaaaaggttgctgcaaataaaaagagagttgctgcaaataaaaaaaagttgctgcaaataaaaaaagttgctgcaaataaaaaaaagttgctgcaaataaaaaaagttgctgcaaataaaaaaagttgctgcaaataaaaaagttgctgcaaataaaaaaagttgctgcaaataaaaaagttgctgcaaataaaaaaagttgctgcaaataaaaataaaattacacacTGGTACCCAGTCGTACCCTTCTTTAGGATGCGCCATGTTTTGTTCTCGTTGTGGGAAAGAAGCCTGCGAAGAATCAAAGTATTGCTCAGCTTGTGGCTTTTCCCTACTGCAGTCAAGTGTTGCAGGCCCGTCAGGGATTGGCTCTGAAGCGAAGCAACCTGTAGTGAAGAGTCCAATTAATTTTCAGGAATTTTTAAAACGAAAGGCTGAGAGCAGAAAGGAACACTTCAAGTTTAAGCCGAAATCTGCGAAGAAAGTGGAAAAAGATGTTTCCATAAACATTGGTATCATGAGGTACGTAAACGGAACTTTAAAATTCTGCCGAGGTCGCAATTTGCCGGTAACAGTTCCCTCCTCTGCATCTAGAGATGATATTTTGACGAAAGCTGTCACAAAGCATGCCAACCATGACAAAAACCTGATTCGAGATGATTTGCGATACACACTTCTTTACCCTGATGGAACTGAGGTAAAAACCTTACCAGGTTCAAGCGATTGCTTTATCCTTCATAAATACAAAGACGAAATTGGGAAGTCTTATTCTCGTGTGACACTGTATATTGCCACAAAATCAGATGTCAGTGACGCCCTATTTTCTTAACTAGAAGAAAAATGCACAGCCAGTGAAAATATTATCTCTAGATGCAGAGGAGGGAACTGTTACCGGCAAATTGCGGCCTCGGCAGAAGTTCCGTTTACGTACCTCATGATACCAATGTTTATGGAAACATCTTTTTCCACTTTCTTCGCAGATTTCGGCTTAAACTTGAAATGTTCCTTTCTGCTCTCAGCCTTTCGTTTTAAAAATTCCTGAAAATTAATTGGACTCTTCACTACAGGTTGCTTCGCTTCAGAGCCAATCCCCGACGGGCCTGCAACACTTGACTGCAGTAGGGAAAAGCCACAAGCTGAGCAATACTTTGATTCTTTGCTGGCTTCCTTCCCACCACGAGAACAAAACATGGCACATCCTAAAGAAGGGTAAGACTGGGTACCAGtgtgtaattttaattttatttgcagcaactatttttatttgcagcaacgtttttatttgcagcaacttttttatttgcagcaacttttttatttgcagcaactttttatttgcagcaactttttttatttgcatcaACTTTTTTTACATTTGGAGCAACttcttttatttgcagcaacttctTTTATTTGCAccaacatctttttttttatttgcagcaactctcCTTTTATTTGCTGcaaccttttttgtttgtataGGTTGCAGTGTTTAATATGCGGTTGACCTTTTTTATGCAgtgacccttgtgggccaccgtaaaaatgcattttagcccgccaaattctccatatTCTCTAATAATAACAAATGTCCTTTAACAAAAACTGAATAATTTGAGTCCGCGTTTTGTGTGGTCTGCACCACGCTAGTACAGCTGGGTAAAGCTGGGTACATGGTACAGACTCTTGAAGTTCGTCTGGTCACCAGGACTCTCAGCGTGGCTCTGCCAAGCCTTGTATTTTAATTATTGCTGTGGTATCTTCGCGTTTCAATAAAGCCTTACACTAAATTGTAACGAGGTAAGTTGACAAGCTTGATCTATTTTTGGCCTAATCTTGCTAGGCATACGGGGTATGCACCACACTTCATTAAAGGTGAAAATTAAAACACTTGAGCATGGGAGGCACAGTCGGCTAGTGCGCGGCCTTGGTGCTCGATCCGCTTGTTTGGACTTCTTTCGTTTCAGTGTCGCCTATTAAGTAGCTTTGAATACCCTTAAAACGGAGCAATGATGGAAACAGAGGGGTAAAATGAGCACACTGTCGGCTTCCTGGGAGACTGGGGAGCTTACGAAACGAGGACGACGATGGCTACGCCGGGACTTCACGTAAAAGTACAAGTTCGCGTTGTTTATATCACTAGGAAACTATTTCATGTCGTTTCGCGTTAAAAATGTGTAGTAACTGTCGAGGAATTAAACTGGTATGAGTGGGTTGGAAGCGTAGAGAGAGAGAACTGAAAATTCAGCGTCATGTGCTAACGCCTCCACAGAACCTtgaatttggtcatttcacgtcgccaTTTAGGAAATgacggcaaagaaatgtaccaaaatgtACGTAAAACCAACGTGCAAAGCCATTGTTTTTGCTCACTTAACCTATTGTTTTGTAGGGCAATTCCACACGAGTGGTGTCAAAATCCagatttttgaaaagaggttGCACATGAAGTTATACCTTACAGGTTCTACATTGTGGACAAGAAAGTACtcagaaaaataattttctacTCCCTCGTGACAACCATTTATTCAGGGGAGTCCCCAAGGTAAGTATCTATTTTCTTACAGTGAACAAGAGGCAAGAAGTAAAATTGTTTAACTTGCTGTATCAAACATGGAAAATATAAGGGACTTCAAACACTGGTATCAGAAAAAGTCCCTCACTGGAGTTTAAATACATAAGTAATATAAACTTCTCCCTGAGCTTTTTTTTATAAAGTAGataagaagatataacgaagagacaaaattctctgttactccgagtttcgcgctcacgcactcatcagacagtattatactcattatattatattatactcattataattattgtactcATTATATTATACTCATCAGACaatattaaatactgtctgatgagtgcgtgagcacaaAACtgggagtaacagagaattttgtctcttcgttatatcttcttattcaaagctctacatttaaaaagtgtattgagcactgtttaacggcattagccactttATTACACGTAAAAAGtagataacaaaaacaaatttcatcctggccccagttgttcaaacgatggatagcgctgtccaccggataaatcactatccagcggataaacactagcaaaaccaattgagttatccagtgtgtagtgatttatccagtggatagcgctatccagcgtttgaacaactggagcctggaCGTTACGTAACATCCGCAACGCTttaacaatcatttttctcTGCTAAAATAACTACATGAAagattttaaaaccattttTGTCACACAGCTAGATAACCAATAGAAACACTTTGGTAAAGTTAAAAGAGAAATCTCTGGTaaacaacaacattttggaaATAAGGGCAGCAAAACATTGTTCTGGACGTTATGTTGCGGACGTTACACTTCTTAAAgttaagtaaaaacattttgaaatggTTCTTAAAAGCCAAACCATTACACCACAAGACCATATGTCCTTCTAGATTTGCTCTAGTTTCACATaacaaacattttaacaaagaCAGCCGCTTTCAAGTGGGTTGTAAACTGTTCTGAAATTTCAACAATAGAAGGGGTTCTGCCATTCTGATGAACATAGACATTTCTAACACTTCTTAAACCTTTTCAGGTTTCCTATTACTTTCAAGAGTGTTTTTTTTACAGCTAGTAACTCTGGACTTTCAAATGGTCCATTGATAAAGTGAGGAACTATAACAAAAGtagaaaaaatgtttgaaaagtgGGCCCTTTTGTTTTCCCTTATCTAGGCCAATAATTAATACGTAAATTATTGTGGCAGCTCTGTAAAGAAACTTTGAACGTAACAAAACTGcaatttttttgctattttctgGCAAAAGAAGTTATTATTGTGGTGACCAACATAAGTTTCCAGGCTCAGAACGCCAAAAACAGGCTCAAAAGCAGATTATAGTTGATGTAGAAAGCATGTTGTGTCCCCTAAACTGTGTTGTGATATTTCATGGGTTTTACATGAATTGCCAATCAGTTTCATTTATAATAACATCAAAGATTTGGTTATCTTGCTTTATATGACTGACAACCATGCAGAAAAGCCTATTTGTCTTCTGTACTTGGCGATGATTCACAGAGCGTAACTTCCGCAACGTTGGTTGTAACGTCCACAACGTTAAATTTCAAGTACCGTTGCAAAATTGTGAATGTCAGTTAAAATGAAATCAGCCTTTTTGGGTCACACAACCACTAAACTGCATATATATGGAAAAGTTCATACAAAATCCCCTGATACTTCAGAggaattttgaataaaaactGATGCACTCAATATTGTGGTTGTTTTTATGTAACGTCCACGACAGTGTTTTTTTGCTCAACATCTCTAATAGCACTTGGTCAATTGGAAAAATTGTACAGTCCAGTTTACATGTCAGTAGGTACAAACATGTTCATAAATGGAAAACTGGACAACTCCTTTTTGTCCTTTGTCTGTGCCTAATGAAAGTTTCAAAATTGAGTCTGAATTTAACGTCCGCAACCGTGGAATTGCCCTGTGGCGTCGTCATTTTGTAAGCTCCCAAGTAAGGTGTATACGTTTAATACCTAAATTACCTTTACTGAAAAATCAGTAGTAATATATTTTGTTGCATAGCCTACGTTTACAGTTTCCCTAATTTCCAACTTCATTCAAATTTTGTAGGACTGCAGACTCAGTTTGCATAATAGGCAGGTGATTcccattttaacttgaaatgCATTGATCTTGGCTTCATTGAACTTTGCCAAGATTTGCCAAAAACCAATCCTCAAGCTTCACCATACAAATATCAGGAAAATGAACTGCTAGCTGCCAAAAGTTGGTTACTTTCCTGGTTACAGTCAATCTACGTCACATACAGCATTATTGAGTTGAAAGGGATGGTGGGTGCATGGTCAGAGCATGGTATTAACCAACCAGTatagttattttcatttttctcttgAGGATCATTAGATCTATTGAGCCATTCCAGATGCATTCTGGTCATATCAGAGGAATGTAGTTTGACCAGGTTTACTGTTTCAATTATCACTTCTTATGTGATACAAAATGTTTGGCAAGATTTATGCACAACCCCATACATTTCGTAAACtatacaattattatttttgtgactCTATCCAAGGTCCCCTTCGTACGCCTTTGTAAAACTCAGTTGCGCAAAAATATTTTGCCTTTTCACGTGTCACAAATAATATCCAAAATTCTTTAAAGTTCATACGAAATTCAAGATGATCACGTTTCacataaaatataaataaaattcaCGAATTAATATTTTCACTTCTTGTAACCTTTTTATAAAGGTGTTTATCCTGCGACTTTGGCTCTTCAATTGAATGGTTATCTGAATCGCAAACATGTCTGTCTGACCTGCAGAGATTCCAACCCCTTTTGAGTTTTGAAGGAAACTAGGGGGTATTTTTGAGCGCTGAAGGCACGGGCCTGTAGGGGGGTCTTGGGGTATCCCTCTCCTCTAgcaaattttgcaaattcaGTTTCTCTCAAGTGGCATTTCctgcattttgacatgtctaTTTTTGTGATATTCTACAAGCCAGGACTTTATTCTTACCACTGGAATCCCGCCATTTTTGGACCTGCTAAATGTAGTAAGATTGCGGGTCTTACAGGTCTGCTCAACACAGTGTGTTGAATGGAGACACTTGGGCAAGACATTATAGGATACTCCTGAGGATACATATTAAACGCTTTACACTCAGATCGCTAAAAAGTACTTAAGATGAGCaattgttttccttgttttcagaaTTTCATGATAAATCAGGAGAATTTATATTGGGAAAGGGGCAGGCAACAAGTCAAATCGGGAGGGTTGGAATCTCTGGACCTGCCCTTGTCTTGAAAAGACATTGATAGTTGTCTTAATTAATTCAACACTGCAAAAGTTAAGCTTAATTCTGTTTGTCTTCTGATGGAGTCACATTTTCGACCTCTGACTAATGCAACCCTTTACTACTGGCCTTCTAGTCTTTTCTAGAGAAAGACAAATAATCTAAGATTTTCGTGTTTGCACACCTCGGGTCGCCTTCGTTTGCTGTAGATGACTGTTTTCTACTGAAAAGTTGATTGCGACTCTCCTGAGGTCTGCTGAGTTAGAATGGTCACTGTCGTTAAATTCACCAagacctattatttgtggtAAGTTCCTGCACCAGTCACACACGGTTAGTCCATTATATAATTATTCAAGTGTGTAGCGTCTGTGCACATGAATGCCAAAATATTGGTCAATATTCCAACTATTCCCTTTCTCTAGCCAACAATAGCTGGTTCATTcactttacatacaaaaaaaaaaaagaaaagaaaaattcaccTCTCTCTTCTGAAGGAGGTTCACTTCAAACCAGCCCTACATCAGAGCATGTGGTTCCAATCTTGCTAAGGTTGTCATGTCTGTCGGCATGCGAGACAAAAGATGACATAATGTCTTATCTTATTTGTTCAAAACCATTGGTTGTCTACTTCATGAAGTCGATGTCCTATCAAAATTCTAAAACAATACATACGGTATATTTTTAAAACGATAAAATGGCCGAAAATTtatcacacaaaacaaagtgGTTCACAAATCACGTTTAATTAGAATCTTCATTCATGGGTCTTGTTTAATCAAAAAAGTTGTTCACATGGACATGAAAAGATCTTACCATCTTTAATCACGAATCACGAATAATGAAAACATTAAATCACGATTCACCAGAAAGGAAATCGCCCCATCACACTTCACCAAAAAGGTATAGGGAACCCTCTCTATCCATGCTGCCATTTTTGGAACGGGGTTAGTATCATGACAGTTATGCTTGCAATTATGTAATTAAAATATTAATGTATGATGACTTGACAATCTGTAAAACAGACTTTattaatttataaaaaaaactgatttacaGAAAGCAATTCTacattttctaaaagaaaaaatggtttGTAACCGGGTCAgtgtaaaatgcagactgcagacaaGGGGTAAAATGGAGATTGAGGTAACAATGTAGCTGTTGAAAAAGGCAGGCCCTTTAGACGTACTAATCTTAGTTAGGCCTAATATTAGGCATAAAACATTATTTAAGCTTCAACTACTAGCACTTCTAACGCATTTTATTTTGGgctttttcaagttttaaaaaaagcgTTTGGGCTTTTTCAACAGTTTTACCCCCTATTGACCTACAGATTAGGTAACTATCTAGTTCCATGAAGGCAATTCATatgaaataaaagaacaagCTGGCCAGCTGGGGctagaaatgaaaataaatgataAGAACTTTTTCCTCTTGAATAACAACGTTCCTAGTAGATTCCTCTTATTTGGACCcttaaagaaataatttttcactAGTTTCAGACCAGTATGAATA of the Acropora muricata isolate sample 2 unplaced genomic scaffold, ASM3666990v1 scaffold_725, whole genome shotgun sequence genome contains:
- the LOC136907008 gene encoding tigger transposable element-derived protein 6-like, which gives rise to MASKCSICDTETKYKCIKCELAVCNKGCSVFAPETTDGWKAGARVGYCVRCSKTSAPCLVEKKKTENDQKSEDIQDSFRQASSSSERHPASSKARGNRSCLNLSKRVELIRCHRGNPKLGVRKLAEKFGCGKTQVAGIIKDEENIMKEWESNEGRAGMKRVNQQKFYEVNQYLWKWYSTCRQSNIPISGPMLQEEALIIAKRLGGDSGEFNASNGWLDRWKKRYNICEMNVAGEEGDVSQATLDSWSERARELMAGYKPENVWNMDETGQFWKALPDKSLSERGKRCRGGKQAKQRLTWAFFVSASGEKENPIVIGKSLNPRCFKNLRDRSFPHSCHYYANEKAWMNSELMGVILSKLNRRMKRENRHILLFLDNAPCHPHSHADMFSNVKLAFLPKNSTSRSQPLDAGIIKAWKVKTKRKLLRYICSQVDSNNKASEIVKSVHLLQAIQWGKQAWDEVDQETVQKCFKKVGLSPDEVDMEEGIDDPFEGEDMMSLEELCAKLGTTETATAQEFVDADDEVPSCPETIDISQPSWRAELRRNLLEEDEADGSEPSAKEGKVDEAGNEEFDCSVKEPSVKSSTEARKMVLQLSEFADFGGHEKLSNALLTVQDILFDMEFNAPKKQSVIGDYFHPHV